Below is a window of 'Nostoc azollae' 0708 DNA.
CAAGGTAAATCAGGAGTGACTCTACGAAGTTTAAGTACACCAGTAACTGTGACATTTCAACGGGAAGATGGCGGATTTTTGATGGTCACACCTAAACCTGGTCAAGAAAAAGGAACATTAGAAGTAACATTGCAAGAAACAAGTGATTTTAACCAAGATAGAAGTGCAATGAATATTCAATCAAACGGTTCAGTATTCTTGAATTAGTCATTAGTAATTGTTCATTAGTCATTATATAACTTAATGACCATACCATCTTCTGTCACCTGTTACCTGTTAACTGTCACCTGCTTTAATACAGTTAACTTCCTTTCAATTGATTGAGACTATGCATCAATTTCGCTTCTTGTTTAATGTCATCTAATTTTCGTGCTAGTGAAAGCGCCTGTTCATAGAAATTACGTGCTTTGGGATAATCACGGATTTGTTCATACAATTGACCGGAGGATACGAAATATTTTAGTTCCTCGTTGGGACTATTTAAAAATTTAGCGATTGCAAGCCGTTGTTCTAGTAATTCCAAACACCGTTCATAACGACCAACAGCACTATGAGCCGTCACTAAACCATCAATTGCTCGTAGTTGGTCACGACGATAGGAATTCATTTTCGCTAACCGCATCGCTGTCCCATAAGCACCTATGGTATTTCCATAATCTCCCACCATTAAGTAAGAATCACCTAAGTTATTGAGGGTATTTATTTCACCGATAACATTACCTGTTTGGCGGCGAAAAAATAAAGCAGTTTCCGCTAATTTAACAGCTTGATTATAATCACCCAATCTTATATATACCAGGCTTAAATTACTCAGAGAAAGCCCTTTTCCTTCAATATCATCAAGATTGCGAGCAATCACTAAAGCATCTTGAATAGTTTCTCCAGCGGCTTTTGGCTCGCCTTTTTGTAACAACAGAGTTGCAAGATTATTAAGTCCAAAAATCTGATTTTTAAAATCCTTATTATCACGCGCTATTCCTAACCGACGACGGATAGCACCTTCAGCATCTTTGAGATTACCTAATTTTAGATAAGCACCAGCGAGTAAATCATAGGTTGAACCCTGTGCGTTCATATCACCAAGAGAGTGATAAATTTCTAGTGCTTTTAATCCATATTCAATGGTTTTATTCACAGAACCAGAAGCATATTGTTGTCTACCGAGGCACAGTAACCTATCAGCTTCTTCTCTGAACTGTCTAACATTTAATCGTTTGCCAATAGGATGATTTAAAGGACTATAGATTTGGTTGGTAATATCAATGGCATTAGCCCCAGTAGGTATGGAAGAGGCAGTAAATAATAGAGTATAAATAATAATCGCTGGCAATTTATGAACTTGCTGTAAAATCAGGGAATCATGTAAACTGAAAATAGTAGAATTCGATAAGAAATGTAGTTTTTTCATAAAAATTAACCATGAAATTCCGGCTTTTCAAAAAGGTGTAAGCAAAAGTTTAAATTTTTAGGTACAAAATAGCTAATTTCAGATTGATACCTAAGTCAAGCTTACGCGGCATTTTCACCTAAGTAAATGGCGCGAATATCAGCTGGTAATTTGTCTTCTAGGATACGATAACCTTCTTGGAGAAAATTGGCTACTTCGTCAGGGGAAGTCTTTTCGCCTTCAGCTTGCAGATAAGCAGCGATGCGTGTTTCACTCCAGTGCAAGGTTTGAGCCATCAAGACAATTAACCGTAATATTGACGGTAGTTGGTCTAATGACTGTTCTATATAACACCATAACGGTGGTGAAGTGTCCTTGAGTGAATAATGAATTGCCTCTGTTGGTGGTAATTTAATTTCATTAATGCAGAACGCAGTTATGTTAATTAACCAGTTTTGCAAGGTTAATATATCCTCACCTGTTTCCGGGTTAGTTAGATAGAGTGCACCGAGTTCATAGTATATATGTCGCCATGTGAGCGCAAATAGATAATCTGCCTGGACAGGCGATCGCGCCGAATGTTGAATCAAAGTGTAAACTATAGGGCTATAGCGGCAAAAAATGACCGTAAAGTATTTACCATCATCGGGATAGCGCCTAAACAGAGTCAGTAATTCCTGGTCGGTGTGATGAAACAGCGATTTAACCAGAGGATGATTAGCTTCAGGAAAAGAAGGAATTTGCACAAGCCTTTAAATAGTAGTGGTTAAAATATACAGGGTAATTGGGCATGGGGTATAGGGCATTGGGAAAATTACTTCCCCATCTCCCTTCATCTTCGCCAGTCCCCAATACCTATTCCCTGCCTCAAACTATGAGATAAACTAAAAAAGAGGACTTAATATTTAGTCTTTATCGAGAATACTAAAAGCGGCTCCCTTATACAATCTTTGTTTATTCATGGTTATAGCAGCTAATTTGATACCTTTCCTGCTTAGTCCCTTTACTTTAGGCTCTTTCTTACCTTCCTTACCGTTGGATAGCCTGTTCTCCACCCAAGGCATAATGATTATGCTGTTGGCAGGTTATGCTGGTGCAATGTGGATGTTTCTGACCAGCGCCCCCAAAGTCTATACTGTCATGGTGTCGGACTTGGAAATTGCTCGACAGTTGTATGAAGGCTTACTAGATTTGCCAGCAGCAGAAGTACCTTTGCACTATTACTACAACTACGAACAAACCATTGGTGCAACTGGCATAGACCCGCTTTATCTGTCCACCAGTCCCAGTTGGTCAAATAAAATGATGAATAACGCCAACGATGGGTTGTGGTATCAATTAAAGAAAAATACTCAACTCCACATTATTACTGGTGCGAGTATAGGTACTAAAAATCAGCAACGCCATGTTTGTTTTGACCATGAATGTTTGGAGTTGATTTTAATGCGGGTGGAAACACGAGGTTTGAAGTTCAAGATTCGCAATCAGAAGCCTTTGAATTTTTTGGTAAAAGACTACGAAGGACGCGTGATTGAATTGGCTGAAGTTAAGGGGTAGGTTTCTTCATAAATCTTTAGAGTGTGTTGGGTTTTTTGCTGATGCACCCTAAATTTCTTCATATTTGTTTCAAGATTTAAAAGGCTCACGCAAAGACGCAACGGAAGAAAAAGCAGTGTGTAAAACCAATACCGTCGCCAAAATAGGGGGGTGAGTTGATGATGCTTGAACTATTAACTCCCATTTCTTTGAGGCTTGCCAAAAATAATAAGTCTTAAAAATTCCTTCCAGGTTTCCTAGAAGTGTTTTTTAACCTATTAACTCCAGTATAAGGGTTTAAGATTCCAAACTAGCTTTTAAGGACAAGGCTTATGTGTGCTTAACCTTGCCGATTTTGCCAAAATTTTTGTAGCCTTTTATTTTGGCTAAGGTATTGTAATACCAAATTCATAAGAAGCTGCATAGAATATGTATCATATTAAGAATAATTGACCGCAGATAAACGCAAATAAAAACAGATAAAGACGGTTAGATCAATGGATTTCATAATTCTGTGCAGCCTCACATAAACTTGGTATAACTTGTCAAGTTATACCAAGTTTATGTGACCAATGTCCTAGTATTTTAATTCCCTATTTTTCTTTTTTAGCTAGTTCTAAATTCAATATCAGGAGTTTTTCTAAAAAATAATCTTCTGGTTGAAATTCATAAGCATCCATTAACAGCTTATCTAATTTTTGATGTAGTTTATAAAGTTGGCTACTTGGTTCATTAAATAATTTTTTATATAAAAATATCGTAATTCTCGATTGCTTAGACTCTATTTGTTGTTTGCTGTATTGATGCAGTTCTTCGGCTTTTGCGCGGATTTTTTCTACTGTTTTAATATCTGCTATTTGTGGAAATGGGAATGTTTCAAAACAAGTTGTATTAGTGTAGCAGGTATTACATTTTGACCTTGAGAGATGATTTATAAAGTAAATGTTGAGGAGAGAAGAGGAAGTAGCATAATTCTAGTCATAAGAGCATATATAGCCCCTTACCTCATTTGTGTTAAACACTCATAATCCTTGCTTAGTCGATGATATTGGTTAAACCACCCAAATGTTCTTTCTACTACCCAGGGTTGTGGTAAAACTTTAAATTCTTGCTCAGTAGGTCCTATGACTTCAACATGAGCTTGAATCATGAACCAAACTGCAAGTGCAAATTTATCACCGTCATAACCGGAATCAACCCATAAAACTTGGACTTTTTCCAATAATTCTGTGGGTTTCTCTAGCAGTTCCATTAGTGCATAGGCAGCAAGTATTCGTTCTGGGGCATTCGCTTCACTAACAACAACTTTCAACACAAGTCTCAGGCTATCAACCAACTAAAGTCTGCCCCTTTCTTCCTTTTACCTTTTTACATCCGTCAAAACCATACACATCCCCTTTTTTTGGTCAGTGTTGACTGACTGACTATCTGCGGCGAACGCGGTAGGTTGTGTTGATTTACCTAATTTCGAGCGAACTTGACCACCCAATGTATGGTTGAATTTTTCCCAAATCCCCTGGACCTGCCATTTCCTGTAATAGCTATATACCGTTGACCTTGGCGGGAAGTCACCTGGAAGTATATTTCATTGACATCCAGCTTTCAAATGATAATAGATGGCATTACATATTTCACCCATATCTGTTGTGGGTGGATGCCCTCCTTCTTTGGCTGGTGGAATCAATGGGGCCAGGATTTCCCAGTCCATATCAGCTAAGTCTGTGGGGTAAGACTTTCGTTCCATCAGTAGCTATGTAAATACACTACATTTACGTATCCTATCCTTCCAACATTCCTTTTCTACTCCCCTTTACATTTACTTTATCAATAGCCTCTGAAATTTGTGCTTTTACCCAAAGACTATCTAAATCAGATGTGAGAATACCCAGAATAGAAAGATTATCTGATGCAATTACCATATTAGCTTCACAAGGTAATATAGAAATATCCACAGGTGTAAAAATCACCCATTTAGCAATTTTTAGTAAAGTGAAATAAATTCTCAACTTTTCTAAAGCCTTTCTCATTGCTGGTCTATATCTTTCAAATAACCACCAGTTTTCACGAGTTTCTTTATTCTTATCTCTCTCTCAGGTTTAACATTCTCTCTAACTCTGTTAAACGGTTCTTGATACTCAGAAGCTTCTTCAATTGACATATCCGCAAAATCAATTACCCAATTTATTTTTTCTAATGGATTGACTAAACCTCTCCCGTCAATCATGGGCTTGAGAAATTTCTTATTGTTTAGATTCGCAGTAATCCATTGTTTAGCTTCTCTTTCTGATATGAAAAATCGTTTTCCTATTAACTTACATCCGTCAAATGGAAATCCTTTATTTACTAACGGGACGTAAACAAAAATCAAGCCCAAATGTAGCCCAAATTAGCTTGATAACAAGGAAACACGTCCGGATTACAGTTGAACCAATCAATAAATAGAAAAGATATGGCTGTTCTCAACGCTTCTAAAGCTGCAGTAAAAGTATTCAAAGGTTTCTTAGCCCACCTTGGTCTTCATCCTCCAGTCCACTGATGTCAAAAAATAAAAGTGTAGGCACAGAAAACCAAAATAAAATGGCGCAGTCAACTGCTATTATCTCCAACTTGATATTCTTTGAGTCCTAACCATCCCTTGACTTCCCTGTAAACAACTTATACCAAATTTCTTTGAGAATATCTATCAACTATACATTGGGGTGTGACAATTGATGAAGAAACATTAGTAATAAGGTAGTCCATATCAGTTGCTTGAGAGAAAGTAGAAGCCTTGATGACTATAGCAATATTCCCCCTTCCAGTTAAGGCTGATATTTCTACTTCTTTAGTTACTACCCATAATGTTTTGGTTTTATCTAACTCCAGTTGAATGTCTGTAAAAGCCTCTTGGGGTAAACTTTGTGCTGATTCATCTAACCTAATTATTTGTGGATTATCCTCTTGCTCACTGGCAAGGATTTTGAGATTTTTAGCTAATCCTCCTAACTACTTTCAATTCCGATTTTCTATCTTTAATAAGAAAGATGTATTGTGTCCATATCCAGGATCTATCATTACTATTCCTGGTTGATAATCACGGCTTAAGGTCAGATCTATTAATTTAATTCCTAACTCAGGTTTATTCTCAAATAGAGGGTCTTGTTTTCCTTTGGGTAAAGAGTCACCGTAGTGATATAACTCTATATGTAATGGTAAGCTTTTACTGCCATCATATAGATTAGATGTGTTCTTACTACTACTATTCCAGTATCCCTTTTCCCAATTTCTCCAATATATTGTCTTCTTACTCCATCCCTAAGATTCCCCCTTTTTCTATGGTCATAATCATGAATTATTAAGCTAAATCCTCTGGTGATTCTCCTCTGACTACAATTGTTCATAATCTCTAACCGACGTCATTGACTTGGGAACTGGACCAAGGTGCTTCAGTTGAAACGTGGTGTAATGGGTGGTAGGTCACCCCTAGGGCATTCTCTGCCATTTCAAATAGGTTTTTTCTCTCATTTTCACCCAATCACCCCCCTAAATAATGTCTAAACTCTCTTCTTTCTGCTTCATGAGTAAATACATCATCAAATGGCACCATTTTTCCAACCATGGTGCCATTGCTGGGGCAGTGGTTTCTTTCATAAGCTTCTTTTAACGTGAAAGCTATACCGAAATCCCATTATACTCCTTTTCACTCTTAACTTTTGTTTAAGTCCCGCTAATAATGTTTGTGGATAGGTAATAGATATTTCAGTTATGAGAAACAAGGAAATAAACGGAACCTCAATATTATCTAAAAATTTTTTCTCGGCTCTTCTTTTTCCCAGTTAACAACACTTACATGAACAGCAGCATCTCCAGACCATCCTTGAGAAGAATTGCATCATTAATAATACCACCATTAATAAATAAGCTAAACTAGCCTTTTTTCCTGAACCCTGAGGAACAGAATTACTAGCAACTAATCCTGACCTACGTTTTTGATCTAATAAATCACATACTTTCTTAAACCAAAAAACACAAAAATAAGGCTGCCTTTTGTCATGTGGAAAAGCTTTATATATCTTATGTATATATTCATCTCCTAATTCTATTCTCAATTTTTTACAACCCAAAAAAGGCAGATTTACAATAATTTCGTTAGCTTTTAGACATTGCGTAAATAAAGCACCCTGACAAATAATATATCTAAACTATCCAAAGGTAACGCAGGTCCTATTAATTGGAAATTATCAGTCGCAACCTTTTGTGCTATCATCAAAGTCACCTTTACAAACTCCACCACAAACTGATTTGTATCCATTCCATAAAATTGCAAAGGTGTCACTAAACTCATCTGCATTTGTTTATCTTTTGACTTCCGCAGGTTAGCGGTTTTTCCTAACAACAATATTTCAACTCTTTTCACTCCCTGACAGGCTAAATAAAGAAAATTACCCAAACCACAAGCCAGATCTAAAACTCGATGACTTTGCAATTTTATCTCCAGTGCAGAAAGTTTTTTAATTGTATTTGCTATTTCTAGCCTATCTTCGCAAAAACCCAGCTTCTAAAGGACCTTCATGACCAAAAAAAAGTACGAAAAAAGCGGTCGAGAAATGTTTGGGCTTCCTTGCGTTCTTGTCGCGTTCTTCTCCGGTGATGTGTTGTTGGCAAAATTAAAAAAATTTAGATAAACTCTCTGGTGTAGATGATGTCATATTATTGTTGGGTTAAGATATTCTATTTTTTTAGAATGAGAAAGCATTAGTTGAGAATTCTCTTCAACTTCTACAACAAATCCTCTGCTAAATCTAATAGCTCAGTTTCATCAATCATCTCATCACTAGAACTGCGATTACTTCCTGCGATCACAACACTACCCAATAAAAGTCTTTGGCAACAAAAATTCTGTCATTCTCTGTTAATTGACTCAAACAATATTCCAAACCTTGAATAGCTTCAACTTCTGAAATAGACTTATTATGCAACTTCTCGCGTACCTTCACTGCTACAGAATCATCACTTTCTAACAAAGTTGTCAATAACTCTCTATTACTTGTTCCTCCTCACGATCTACCCAACTTTCCAACCAATCGCTATCTGTATTTTCAATATATAAATCTACACAGTCAATACCATGATTTATCCAGTCTTCCTGCAACTGTCTACCTTCTCCTAAATGTTACGGAAATTGTGTGAACTTCTCTTAGCTGTTAGTTGGTCTTTCTTTTACTATAATTATTAACTCTAATGAAAATCGTGAATGCAAATAAACAGCTATAAATTAAATTATAAATAAACGCCTACTTACAAATAATCGCTATTATATAGCGAAATATTAACTATCTGTTGAACAAAACCATCCAAGTAGGTGGGCGGAAAAATTTCTAACTATATCATGGCGAATGCAGCAAAGGGGAATCAAGCAATTGTAAGGGTTTCAAGTAATTTATATTTTGTTACATACTTA
It encodes the following:
- a CDS encoding DNA methyltransferase, with the translated sequence MGFCEDRLEIANTIKKLSALEIKLQSHRVLDLACGLGNFLYLACQGVKRVEILLLGKTANLRKSKDKQMQMSLVTPLQFYGMDTNQFVVEFVKVTLMIAQKVATDNFQLIGPALPLDSLDILFVRVLYLRNV
- a CDS encoding tetratricopeptide repeat protein, whose amino-acid sequence is MKKLHFLSNSTIFSLHDSLILQQVHKLPAIIIYTLLFTASSIPTGANAIDITNQIYSPLNHPIGKRLNVRQFREEADRLLCLGRQQYASGSVNKTIEYGLKALEIYHSLGDMNAQGSTYDLLAGAYLKLGNLKDAEGAIRRRLGIARDNKDFKNQIFGLNNLATLLLQKGEPKAAGETIQDALVIARNLDDIEGKGLSLSNLSLVYIRLGDYNQAVKLAETALFFRRQTGNVIGEINTLNNLGDSYLMVGDYGNTIGAYGTAMRLAKMNSYRRDQLRAIDGLVTAHSAVGRYERCLELLEQRLAIAKFLNSPNEELKYFVSSGQLYEQIRDYPKARNFYEQALSLARKLDDIKQEAKLMHSLNQLKGS